One genomic window of Cyprinus carpio isolate SPL01 chromosome A23, ASM1834038v1, whole genome shotgun sequence includes the following:
- the LOC109046945 gene encoding uncharacterized protein LOC109046945 produces MDGPVDGTKLILRLKPDLLEALMGDPDFLLQHCHASGILSNNEYNNIKDMNMRSRQVRDILDHVIHKDNKHALNFLKLLKTQDMQETFPKLQFLQKLQINKRKTPKHTETTAKRRQEMLENNVWQEQQHIISSRMVSEREMMLVAGCIGNSWRELGIMALGMNTTTLQQIEEDNSQHKMRVFTMLRKWSMRERGQATAARLHSLLTQEENGVDTLKINFLLDNN; encoded by the exons ATGGATGGGCCAGTAGATGGCACCAAGCTCATTCTGAGACTTAAGCCAGATCTACTGGAAGCTCTGATGGGAGATCCAGACTTTCTGCTTCAGCACTGCCATGCCAGTGGCATACTGTCCAACAATGAGTACAACAACATCAAAGACATGAACATGCGTTCAAGGCAGGTACGGGACATCTTGGATCATGTGATTCACAAAGACAACAAGCACGCTCTGAATTTCTTGAAGTTGCTGAAAACACAAGACATGCAAGAGACATTTCCTAAACTACAGTTTCTTCAAAAGCTGCAAATCAACAAACGCAAGACACCAAAACACACAG AGACGACAGCAAAAAGACGGCAGGAGATGTTGGAAAACAATGTATGGCAGGAGCAGCAGCATATCATCA GCTCCAGGATGGTGAGCGAGAGGGAGATGATGTTGGTGGCCGGCTGCATTGGGAACAGCTGGAGGGAGCTGGGCATTATGGCACTGGGAATGAACACCACCACTCTTCAGCAGATAGAGGAGGACAACAGCCAACACAAAATGCGGGTTTTCACCATGCTGCGAAAATGGAGCATGCGTGAGAGGGGACAAGCCACGGCAGCTCGTCTCCATTCTCTACTAACCCAAGAAGAGAACGGCGTGGACACTCTGAAAATCAACTTCCTGTTGGACAACAACTGA
- the LOC109076290 gene encoding LIM domain and actin-binding protein 1-like, with product MAVSSFHRGQWASQSLRVTAKELSIIGVRGKNTAIAERFSKYQKAAEETSSDKKKSPENSTAPLRNGNLSVLKHLWEQPAETPPSPEPKTHSRQRQPLDPSVNTQVESIDKQLIGSTDSQLLSDSDQPMEKWTQRDVPIEKPTVPLNSLKMMFEKGETLHNNVSKDSGSENMEPGDKESLDSGVKMVESTPLRDRMAMYQAAVTKHDFPSSPTSEPADNEVRSLSGKQKENVPPVSADVGSESNTMKSPNSDRNGTVTSPDQNQPKAVRKFRLPVLETCVTCLKTVYPLEKLVANQQIYHNTCFRCAYCNTKLSLVNYASLHNNVYCKPHFCQLFKAKGNYDEGFGHRPHKELWEARGEGAEEQVKLSPQETTPSPTVEESPLVKVNVLATTLETRTQATSQRGEKPLETGRLKISWPPQSEGDESAAHVCGSTDGSGIKPIRPKWPPKGDRASSNSDQSVLPKIRRSVSLKERSKPFSIFSAAPVTQPSKTCQRSPSTEKPSSSEEMSTVSSTTDTVISSEDMTEHNQSEEEQGETETKEEDDEEKMEQEEKVEAQEEELSSLQCSSPDNSPSSSPESESGLDPEENQASEDVGFWDGEEAEEERADVTVEDLIKKNRHYYDDEEDVV from the exons ATGGCAGTGAGTTCATTTCATCGTGGGCAATGGGCCTCACAGTCCTTGCGAGTTACAGCAAAGGAGCTCTCCATAATTGGTGTGCGAGGCAAAAACACGGCCATTGCTGAGCGATTTTCCAA GTACCAGAAGGCAGCAGAAGAAACAAGTTCAGACAAGAAAAAA TCTCCAGAGAACTCGACTGCTCCACTGCGCAACGGCAATCTGAGTGTCCTAAAGCACCTCTGGGAACAACCAGCCGAAACGCCTCCATCTCCAGAACCCAAAACACACTCCAGACAGCGACAGCCTTTAGATCCTAGTGTTAACACCCAAGTGGAGTCCATAGACAAACAGCTTATTGGCAGCACAGATAGCCAGTTGTTGAGCGACAGTGACCAGCCGATGGAGAAGTGGACGCAAAGAGATGTGCCCATCGAAAAGCCCACAGTGCCTCTCAACAGCCTGAAGATGATGTTTGAGAAAGGAGAGACCCTTCACAACAAC GTGTCTAAAGACAGTGGATCCGAGAATATGGAACCAGGAGATAAAG AAAGTCTTGACTCTGGAGTCAAAATGGTGGAGTCCACCCCTCTCAGGGATCGAATGGCCATGTATCAGGCAGCTGTGACTAAGCACGATTTCCCTTCCTCCCCCACT AGTGAACCAGCAGACAATGAAGTCCGCAGTCTCAGTGGGAAGCAGAAGGAGAATGTGCCGCCAGTGTCTGCTGATGTG GGCTCTGAATCCAACACTATGAAAAGTCCCAATTCAGACAGGAATG GCACTGTTACAAGTCCTGATCAAAACCAGCCTAAAGCTGTTAGG AAGTTCCGCTTGCCTGTCCTTGAAACCTGCGTGACGTGCCTTAAGACCGTGTACCCGCTAGAGAAACTTGTAGCAAATCAGCAGATTTACCACAACACCTGCTTCCGCTGTGCCTACTGCAACACTAAACTCAG TCTGGTGAACTACGCCTCTTTGCACAACAACGTCTACTGCAAGCCGCACTTCTGCCAGCTGTTTAAAGCCAAGGGCAACTATGATGAGGGTTTCGGCCACCGACCCCACAAAGAGCTTTGGGAGGCGCGAGGAGAAGGAGCCGAGGAGCAAGTGAAGCTGTCACCTCAAGAAACCACCCCCAGCCCAACCGTAGAGGAGTCTCCACTGGTTAAAGTTAATGTGCTTGCGACCACTTTAGAGACCCGAACCCAGGCCACCTCTCAGAGGGGGGAGAAGCCACTGGAGACGGGACGACTCAAGATCTCCTGGCCGCCGCAGTCAGAAGGGGACGAGAGCGCAGCCCATGTGTGTGGATCTACCGACGGCAGTGGCATCAAACCCATCCGCCCGAAATGGCCTCCAAAGGGTGACAGGGCATCAAGCAACTCAGACCAATCTGTTCTCCCAAAGATACGCAGGAGCGTCTCACTCAAGGAGAGAAGCAAGCCGTTTTCCATCTTCAGCGCCGCACCGGTCACCCAACCCAGCAAGACATGCCAAAGATCTCCTTCAACTGAGAAACCAAGCTCGTCGGAGGAAATGTCAACCGTTTCTTCCACCACTGACACGGTGATCTCTTCCGAGGACATGACCGAACACAACCAATCAGAGGAGGAACAGGGTGAAACGGAAACCAAGGAGGAAGACGATGAGGAAAAGATGGAACAAGAGGAGAAGGTGGAAGCACAAGAAGAGGAACTTTCCTCGCTGCAGTGCAGCTCACCAGACAACAGTCCTTCATCGTCACCTGAGAGCGAGTCTGGGTTGGATCCCGAGGAGAACCAGGCCTCAGAAGATGTGGGCTTTTGGGATGGAGAAGAAGCTGAGGAAGAGAGAGCTGATGTCACCGTGGAGGACCTCATTAAGAAGAACCgtcattattatgatgatgagGAAGATGTGGTCTGA